CCCCTAAATAGGCACAGGATGCACTATGTACTCATTATGATTATATATATTTGAGATTAATGTTCTTCCTTTTTTTCACCTCCATTTTGAGTGGATGCCATAGGGAAGGGCTTGACCAAAAAACCCTCCCcgttcaaaaattaaaaaaatatatatatcacacttataaaaagtttttaaaatgacgGATCTTGGTCTTAATTTTTACATCAGCAAAACCTGTCTTTAGAATTGGGTTACTGCACTTTTTACATCAACTGAACACGCATGGAAACAATTATTGGCCATAATAGAAaacacgatattgcccttatcgttatatCCCGACCAGCCACGTGTGTACTGtattgaaatgtttgtttctcTTTGCTATATTTGAAAGCGAGCTCCGGCTCCAAAGCCGCCTCACTGCACTGGACAGCTGAGCGAGTGTTGAGCATCCTGCTGCTGGCCATGGGGCCTGTTGCCTATTTTCACCCGGGCCCTGCTATAGATTACTCTCTGGCCGCTGCGCTCACCCTACATGGACACTGGTAAGATGAACAATCAAAGGTCAATGGGTTGCAGATGTACAAACTCCAACACAAACACATTGATACATTTGGTACTCAATACAGCACATGAAACAATTAAACGGCCTCCCTTCAAATATAGTAAGTCAAatgaatgtgatttattttgtgtCAAACTTGTTCCGGACTAGTTGCATGTGATGAGCAAGTTCTGTTAGTTGATGATCTGAGTAGGGCGTACAACTACCCACCTATAAACCACTGCCAATGCctccagcaacaaaaaaaaaaaaaaaaatgcatttgagaGGATGCCTCGAACATCAAATGATGAAACAACAGCTTTCGGTTCAAACTCGTAGATAGAATGTAACCGTTTTATTTCCTGCCCTCTGCAATTGGCAACCACAAATATACGCACAAACTAACCACAGGAAATTGAGTAAAAGTCTATGCATAGAGAAGCATCTGAGTTGTAAGTGTGCCAGCTTTATATCCTGCCTTGATGCTTTTTGCCCACAAGTGTTCCATCTCATATGCACTAGTAGTTTTTCCCACCTTTTATTCTCACACTTgtctacttaactcatttgctcccaataacgtgtaaaaaaaaatttatgttgtaagtgtcccaaagacgtatttatacgttttcttgtttgttttaatgctagagcatatagaaggctttgatgcagcctataaatatataaaagaaagaagaaaaaaaagctactgtACGAGTGTCCGAAGACTTTGCCAATGTTCGACGGTTTCTCTCCTTTCTGTGATCTTTTAACAATGTCGTTTCcgtggtaattgcttttcttttggctggaccaacattgatagaagacgtagGTTTCCTCTTTTTTGGagccatgatgtggaaaaagagggcgaaaaagccaaagatactcccacaagtgcacaagcgctagcgctagctaaatagcggacgagggtaAAACGCTGCAGGCTATATGGCGGaccaggagccaaaatggcagacccggcataaccgttgtaaagtcgaaacgccttaagtcgagtgcgccttaactcgaggactccctataTATGAAATAATCAACTAGTGGTTTTATGAGTTGATATCGGACTAGAAAACTTAAAACTCTTAAAACCACCCCAACTGAATACATGCTTTGCTCAGGTCACCTCagcaaaagggggggggggagaaacacCAGACAGCCCACAGCAGAAATCGGACAAGTCCTGGTTAGTTCCGGCTGGTTGCGGAGCCGTAAAGGTGTGGCTTGAGCTtagcgtctgtctgtctgtctgtctgagcAATGTGCCGGTCCATCAGTTGCAGCAACCACTAGACAGCCTAGCAGGCGCAGGCCACAAATCCCAGTCATGAGTGGTGATAAATCCTCCCAAGCTTAAGGCCAAGGTGGATATCTTAGGAGGCCGGCTGGCGTCCTCTTTGAGCACAACTAGTTGAGACAAATATCCTGATGTCAACTTGGTGGCGGCAGCGGTGCAATGAGGCGGAACATGAAGGCCGGAACGTTCCTTTGCATGCAGTCGGTGCCTGATAGGATTAGAAAACTTCAAGCTCCAAAGAATGTCGGCAGTGAACGAACCCGAATGAAGCCGGTCGACTTGTTAATGGCGGAGGTGTCAAATTGATTGACCAACGAGAGTTGAGCCACTATTACAATTTGGTTATTTTCATTGTTTAAGCCTGATATTGTGACACGTACTGTAGCATAACATCAAAAGTAATACGATGGGAGATTTGGGGCCAGATTTAAGGGACACTATTAAACTTGACTCTCTTAAACGCAACTACTGTGTCAATCTATGTGGTACAACGAACGAACATCTTTCTTCGCATACGTTCTAGGGCTACAcaatttattgaaaaaatatcgatatcgcgatattggcctatgaaatatgcatatcgcaaagacatgcaataagtgtgatatggaattttatgcttttatcagactgtcaggtttacctgtttgacatttattcaacgtgacaaaaaaaaaggagtgaagACACTCAGTGCAAAGCTCATGAGGAGAGGAGCTgattgatacaattcactactgcactctgggggggggggggggggggggggggggggaatctccccctcaccctctctttttatttggtttccacgccccgagttccatgggtgttccaaccctaataatgcaaatgcaaaacaaagtTGGAACACAATctacttaacgaaaatgtgcactgccatccaatagttgaacattatcgagaggtaattacaattaattaagaatacattgattatgattattttgccccatgaaaaaaaaacattttttttcattagataagaaaaatgccatttctttaggtacatgatAATATCTAAtcactatattcagcaactatatcgcatatcgtatgaTTTTccgatatcgtgcagccctaatacgtTTTCATGCAAAAATGGATCAAATGCACAGTCGTGTAATGACTGTACCGAGTGGAGATGTTattggtgtcaggcgattattcaattttttaaatcGCATGActtagttaactcatgattaatcgcaaattttgcaTCTGTTCtaaaagtacaataaaatattttttttccgaagttttcatactcttgttaacatacaagtggaaacaaatgtttaatagaaatatggctgcacctTTTTTGatatagtaaaattaaaaagaagatGCACTgtatgagtgtgatattgatttatgttgaggtcatttctctgccactagatggcataattgcatttgtaagatttcGGTGACTgctcagtacatttttcttttcatattcagagccatctaatctttaacatgaagtaacttgtgaaattctgcacattttaaaaattgtaaaatacaactagactccagtctccacaaatgtatgcattattattacatttaatagTGCAAAATTTTGATGTGGGCGTGTCTGCTGCAAATTCTTCCAGTGAAGACTTTCCAAGCACtgggcactaaaaaaaacaaaaaaaaacaaaaaacgagtggcattaaaggaactttaaataaactcaaaattaatgtccTATTTTTGACATCCCTAgttaaattatattttgttcaaaacatCCTCCTCAAGGTCACTACTAATTGCGCAATCCCATGTAATAGTCAAACATGAATGAAATATACTCACTGACTTCCACTtgttgacttttttattttttttttgtcttgtaggGGTCTCGGGCAGGTGTTGACAGATTACGTCCATGGCGACACCAAGATCAAGATAGCCAATGCGGGTCTCTTCCTCCTGTCCACGGTCACGTTCGCCGGCCTTTGCTACTTCAACTACAACGACGTGGGCATCTGCAACGCCATCGCCCTGCTTTGGAGCAAATGAACACCAACGTGGACTAGCAAGCTGACCCAAACACGTTTCATGTAAATTCTTGCAAATGCACAGCTTTGACGATATTTCCAGTGGGTGTAATTATAATGTACATCATGTTAAATCGGTTCACCTCAATGACGTATTGCCAATTTTCTTACCTGCAAAGGCGGGAATAAGCTTGTCAAAGCTCAGTGTGGACTGGAACTTGTAATTTGTGTCCGGTAATGAAGTTGGTCGATGTCTTTTCTAGTCTGTACTTCATATCTTAGCGTACTTCATGAGGCTccatatttttccataaaatgtCACGCAGACCAGAATAGTCTtatatgacatttatttttatttttttccaccatcTTAGGATTCTCTGTTGATTTtcagctttgttttgtttcaatgaCTCCATGTGCGTACCTTTTTGATCTTCAATCCTTCTGATTTAAGATGCGctatgttgtatttttattgatgcATTTGAGAAGCTTCATGTTTGTCAAA
This genomic stretch from Festucalex cinctus isolate MCC-2025b chromosome 13, RoL_Fcin_1.0, whole genome shotgun sequence harbors:
- the sdhdb gene encoding succinate dehydrogenase [ubiquinone] cytochrome b small subunit B, mitochondrial, yielding MAAIVRLSSVCRRGIQPLFYQSTLLARPLVVPHKHQEQTYLLTSRIHASQTLNASSGSKAASLHWTAERVLSILLLAMGPVAYFHPGPAIDYSLAAALTLHGHWGLGQVLTDYVHGDTKIKIANAGLFLLSTVTFAGLCYFNYNDVGICNAIALLWSK